From the genome of Eucalyptus grandis isolate ANBG69807.140 chromosome 2, ASM1654582v1, whole genome shotgun sequence, one region includes:
- the LOC104433328 gene encoding wall-associated receptor kinase 2-like, which yields MFVHELLSRVVVLGTIVLGAYHIHMAEADYSITKPGCRSTCGNLSIPYPFSSSDSESHCGIGPSSFRVDCDDSANHPTPYMDNRTSTLEILSISLEDHEMRVAMWIGRHCYNSSGYDATSSNFPTLTLTEFPISNTKNKFIAVGCDTYATFQDREGNFAFGCMSICNEISEVTNGSCSGIGCCETSIPRNSFDYNISILSYRNHTEVLHFNPCSYAFVAENGFYNFSSNDLSGLELKKATLVLDWAVGETNCEVAKSSANYMCTENTNCTDAENGEGYKCTCLEGFHGNPYLTNGCQDIDECADPNKNQCNGICHNFDGSYNCSCPKGYHGDGRKGGQGCTANANPSHLVQILAGAGAGTIVLLFSAGFLYLGIKNRKLIRLKEQYFKQNGGLLLQQQLHERDRTTNATKVFKAEELEKATNNYDESRIVGRGGYGTVYKGLLPNNTVVAIKKSKLVDKTQIEQFINEVIVLSQINHRNVVKLLGCCLETEVPLLVYEFVNNGTLFDHIHNLIKSSKMPWDTRLRIASDIASVLSYLHSAASIPIIHRDVKSTNILLDDNYIAKVSDFGASRLVPLDQTQLSTLVQGTLGYLDPEYLQTNQLTEKSDVYSFGVVLVELITGKKALSFDRPEKERGLAMHFLLSSKNNQLFQIVDRVIADEGNKEQVREVANVAKRCLRLNGEERPTMKEVAIELEGLKANSSHPWMSTVNLNGEEAIHLLGGTNTMNTGPLDSMENHVMPPVNSGR from the exons ATGTTCGTCCATGAGCTTCTCTCGAGAGTTGTCGTGCTTGGGACCATCGTATTGGGTGCATACCACATCCACATGGCAGAAGCTGATTATTCAATAACGAAGCCCGGATGTCGAAGCACTTGTGGAAACCTCTCGATTCCATATCCCTTCAGTTCGAGTGACAGTGAATCCCACTGCGGCATTGGACCTTCCTCTTTTAGAGTTGATTGTGATGACTCTGCTAACCATCCAACGCCTTATATGGATAATAGAACAAGTACCTTGGAAATACTCTCCATCTCTCTCGAGGATCACGAGATGCGGGTAGCTATGTGGATCGGCCGACACTGCTATAACTCTTCAGGGTATGACGCCACTTCAAGCAACTTTCCCACACTCACCCTCACAGAATTCCCCATATCCAACACCAAGAACAAGTTCATAGCTGTCGGTTGCGATACGTATGCGACCTTCCAAGACCGCGAGGGCAATTTCGCCTTTGGATGTATGTCGATATGCAATGAAATTTCTGAAGTGACTAATGGCTCGTGCTCAGGTATTGGTTGCTGCGAGACGAGCATACCTAGGAACTCGTTCGACTACAATATCTCCATTCTTAGCTATAGAAACCATACAGAAGTCTTGCATTTCAACCCTTGCAGCTATGCTTTTGTTGCGGAGAATGGTTTCTACAACTTCAGCTCTAATGATCTTTCGGGACTTGAACTTAAGAAGGCTACCTTGGTTCTCGACTGGGCAGTAGGGGAGACAAATTGCGAGGTCGCCAAGAGCAGTGCGAACTACATGTGCACCGAGAATACCAATTGTACCGATGCTGAAAATGGGGAGGGGTACAAGTGCACTTGTTTAGAAGGTTTCCATGGCAATCCGTATCTCACGAATGGCTGTCAAg ATATTGATGAATGTGCCGATCCAAATAAGAACCAGTGCAATGGAATTTGCCATAACTTCGATGGGAGTTATAATTGTTCATGCCCAAAGGGTTATCATGGCGATGGCAGGAAGGGTGGGCAAGGATGCACTGCTAATGCTAATCCATCACATTTGGTGCAGATACTTGCTG GTGCTGGTGCGGGGACAATAGTGCTGCTATTCAGCGCAGGCTTTCTGTATCTGGGAATCAAGAATAGGAAACTCATAAGGCTCAAAGAACAGTACTTCAAACAAAATGGTGGCTTGCTTTTGCAGCAACAGTTACACGAACGTGACAGAACCACCAACGCCACAAAAGTCTTCAAAGCCGAAGAGCTAGAGAAGGCTACCAACAATTATGACGAGAGCAGAATAGTCGGCCGAGGTGGATACGGTACAGTTTACAAAGGATTGTTGCCAAATAACACGGTTGTTGCGATCAAGAAGTCCAAACTTGTGGACAAGACCCAAATCGAACAGTTCATCAATGAAGTCATAGTGCTTTCTCAGATTAATCATCGTAATGTGGTCAAGCTTTTGGGATGTTGTTTGGAGACGGAAGTGCCTTTGTTAGTGTATGAGTTCGTGAACAATGGAACTCTGTTTGACCACATTCACAATCTCATCAAGTCCTCCAAGATGCCTTGGGATACCCGATTGAGAATTGCTTCGGATATTGCTAGTGTCCTTTCATACTTGCACTCGGCAGCTTCCATTCCCATAATCCATCGTGATGTCAAGTCAACAAACATCCTTCTCGACGACAATTACATTGCCaaagtttctgactttggaGCTTCAAGATTAGTCCCACTTGATCAAACTCAATTGTCCACTCTAGTTCAGGGGACATTGGGATACTTGGACCCTGAATACTTGCAAACAAACCAATTAACAGAAAAAAGCGATGTTTACAGCTTTGGGGTTGTGCTAGTCGAGTTGATAACTGGGAAGAAGGCACTTTCTTTTGATCGACCTGAAAAAGAGAGGGGCCTAGCAATGCATTTTCTCTTGTCATCAAAAAACAATCAATTGTTCCAAATTGTTGATCGAGTTATTGCAGATGAAGGGAACAAGGAGCAAGTGAGGGAAGTTGCCAATGTTGCAAAGAGATGCTTGAGATTAAATGGCGAGGAGAGGCCAACCATGAAGGAAGTGGCGATTGAATTGGAGGGACTCAAAGCGAATTCTAGCCATCCATGGATGAGTACTGTCAATTTGAATGGAGAAGAGGCGATTCATTTGCTGGGAGGAACGAACACCATGAACACGGGGCCCTTGGATAGCATGGAGAACCATGTCATGCCACCAGTCAATAGTGGCAGATGA